A genomic segment from Micromonospora echinaurantiaca encodes:
- a CDS encoding polynucleotide kinase-phosphatase yields the protein MSTLDIPELALVALVGISGSGKSTFARRHFAPSQVLSSDAFRAMVADDENDQSASADAFEALHHVAATRLRRGRLTVVDATNLQPHARAALVRVAREQDVLPVAIVLDVPEALAWERTGARADRTFGRQVLARMQRDLRRSYGQLAREGFRKVHVLRGVDEIDAAEIRYEKLFNDRRELTGPFDIVGDVHGCRAELEALLTRLGWQLHRDEHGRPVDATHPSGRTAIFVGDLMDRGPDSPGVLRLVMGMVAAGHAICVPGNHEQKLLRRLRGRNVRLTHGLAETMEQLAAEPEEFVAEVAAFVDGLVSHFVLDGGRLVVAHAGLKEEYQGRASGRVRAFALFGETTGETDEYGLPVRYPWARDYRGSAMVVYGHTPTPEPEWVNNTICVDTGCVFGGRLTALRYPEKELVSVPAEREWYAPVRPLTAAPARPDLVLELTDVVGRRHVEHPYGSLTVPAENAAAALEVMSRFAVDPRWLAWLPPTMAPCSTSQRDGFLEHPAEAFADYRAAGVDRVVCEEKHMGSRAVVLVCREPDAGPFGPGGGVVHTRTGRPFFGAPLDDELLGRVRAAVTAAGLWAELETDWLLLDCELLPWSAKAGGLIRDQYAGVGAAGRAALPAALAALDAAAGRGLPVGELRDRMARRRDEVLAYSAAYRAYVGPTDGLRGVTLAPFAVLAGAKAGYADRDHGWHLALADRLCAADPEFFTPTRRQVVDLADADAVADATDWWLALTAAGGEGMVVKPYAGLAARSERGSLLQPGIKCRGREYLRIIYGPGYTEPEQLAALRGRSLGRKRGLALREHGLGLAALDALVAGAPLWRRHELVFAILACESEPVDPRL from the coding sequence ATGAGCACCCTCGACATCCCCGAGCTGGCCCTGGTGGCGCTGGTCGGCATCTCCGGCTCGGGCAAGTCCACCTTCGCCCGCCGGCACTTCGCGCCCAGCCAGGTGCTCTCCTCGGACGCGTTCCGGGCGATGGTCGCCGACGACGAGAACGACCAGTCCGCCTCCGCCGACGCGTTCGAGGCGCTGCACCACGTCGCCGCCACCCGGCTGCGGCGTGGCCGGCTCACCGTCGTCGACGCGACCAACCTCCAGCCGCACGCCCGGGCCGCCCTGGTGCGGGTGGCCCGCGAGCAGGACGTACTGCCGGTGGCCATCGTGCTGGACGTGCCGGAGGCGCTGGCCTGGGAGCGCACGGGCGCCCGTGCCGACCGCACCTTCGGCCGGCAGGTGCTCGCCCGGATGCAGCGCGACCTGCGTCGCTCGTACGGGCAGCTGGCCCGGGAGGGCTTCCGCAAGGTGCACGTGCTGCGCGGCGTGGACGAGATCGACGCCGCCGAGATCCGCTACGAGAAGCTGTTCAACGACCGGCGCGAGCTGACCGGGCCGTTCGACATCGTCGGCGACGTGCACGGCTGCCGGGCCGAGCTGGAGGCGCTGCTGACCCGGCTGGGCTGGCAGCTGCACCGGGACGAGCACGGCCGGCCGGTGGACGCGACGCACCCGTCGGGGCGTACCGCCATCTTCGTCGGTGACCTGATGGACCGCGGCCCGGACTCGCCCGGTGTGCTGCGCCTGGTGATGGGCATGGTCGCCGCCGGGCACGCGATCTGCGTGCCCGGCAACCACGAGCAGAAGCTGCTGCGCCGGCTGCGCGGCCGCAACGTGCGGCTCACCCACGGCCTGGCCGAGACGATGGAGCAGCTGGCGGCGGAGCCCGAGGAGTTCGTGGCCGAGGTGGCGGCCTTCGTCGACGGCCTGGTCAGCCACTTCGTGCTGGACGGCGGCCGGCTGGTGGTGGCGCACGCCGGGCTGAAGGAGGAGTACCAGGGCCGCGCCTCGGGGCGGGTGCGGGCGTTCGCGCTGTTCGGCGAGACCACCGGCGAGACCGACGAGTACGGCCTGCCGGTGCGCTACCCGTGGGCGCGCGACTACCGGGGCTCGGCCATGGTGGTCTACGGGCACACGCCCACCCCGGAGCCGGAGTGGGTGAACAACACCATCTGCGTCGACACCGGCTGCGTGTTCGGCGGCCGGCTCACCGCGCTGCGCTACCCGGAGAAGGAGCTGGTCTCGGTGCCGGCGGAGCGGGAGTGGTACGCCCCGGTCCGCCCGCTGACCGCCGCTCCGGCCCGGCCCGACCTGGTGCTGGAGCTGACCGACGTGGTCGGCCGGCGGCACGTCGAGCACCCGTACGGCTCGCTCACGGTGCCGGCGGAGAACGCCGCCGCCGCGCTGGAGGTGATGAGCCGGTTCGCGGTGGACCCGCGCTGGCTGGCCTGGCTGCCGCCGACGATGGCGCCCTGCTCGACCTCGCAGCGGGACGGCTTCCTGGAGCACCCGGCGGAGGCGTTCGCCGACTACCGGGCCGCCGGCGTGGACCGGGTGGTCTGCGAGGAGAAGCACATGGGCTCGCGGGCGGTGGTGCTGGTCTGCCGGGAGCCGGACGCCGGCCCGTTCGGGCCGGGCGGCGGGGTGGTGCACACCCGCACCGGCCGGCCGTTCTTCGGCGCGCCGCTGGACGACGAACTGCTCGGCCGGGTCCGCGCGGCGGTGACCGCGGCGGGCCTCTGGGCCGAGCTGGAGACCGACTGGCTGCTGCTCGACTGCGAGCTGCTGCCCTGGTCGGCCAAGGCGGGCGGGCTGATCCGCGACCAGTACGCCGGGGTCGGCGCGGCGGGCCGGGCAGCGCTGCCGGCGGCGCTGGCGGCCCTGGACGCCGCCGCCGGTCGGGGCCTGCCGGTGGGTGAGCTGCGCGACCGGATGGCCCGCCGCCGGGACGAGGTGCTGGCCTACTCGGCCGCCTACCGGGCGTACGTGGGGCCGACCGACGGGCTGCGCGGGGTGACCCTCGCCCCGTTCGCGGTGCTCGCCGGCGCGAAGGCCGGCTACGCCGACCGGGACCACGGCTGGCACCTGGCGCTGGCCGACCGGCTCTGCGCCGCCGACCCGGAGTTCTTCACGCCGACCCGGCGGCAGGTGGTGGACCTGGCCGACGCCGACGCGGTGGCCGACGCCACCGACTGGTGGTTGGCGCTCACCGCAGCCGGGGGCGAGGGCATGGTGGTCAAGCCGTACGCCGGGCTCGCCGCGCGTAGCGAGCGGGGCTCGCTGCTCCAGCCGGGCATCAAGTGCCGGGGCCGGGAGTACCTGCGGATCATCTACGGCCCCGGCTACACCGAGCCGGAGCAGCTGGCCGCGCTGCGCGGCCGGTCGCTGGGGCGCAAGCGGGGGCTGGCGCTGCGCGAGCACGGCCTGGGGCTGGCGGCGCTGGACGCCCTGGTGGCCGGTGCGCCGCTGTGGCGGCGGCACGAGCTGGTCTTCGCGATCCTGGCCTGCGAGTCGGAGCCGGTCGACCCGCGGCTGTAG
- a CDS encoding 3' terminal RNA ribose 2'-O-methyltransferase Hen1: MLLTLTTTHRPATDLGHLLVKHPDRAHSFDVPVGTAHVFYPEAGEQRCTAALLLDVDPQRLAGGRRRGRQPAPEGFTLGRYVNDRPYAASSLLSSALSKVYRSALRGESRERPELAGTPIPLEVNVPVLRCRGGAEVAVRLFAPLGWSVTARAIPLDEQHPEWGDSRYVDLTLTGTVRVADALNHLYVLLPVLDDAKHYWVAPDEVDKLLRAGAGWLADHPERGMITRRYLAHRRALAGLALARLAEQRLADEPAAAEPDAVDESVAEGSVRQPSLAARRREAVLAALTEAGATRVLDLGCGGGALLAALVGDRRFTEVVGTDVATHALALAARRLRLDRLPERQRDRVRLWQSALTYRDDRLRGYDAAVLMEVVEHVDPARLPALEDTVFGHARPGTVVVTTPNVEYNVRYDGLPAGRLRHPDHRFEWTRAEFAAWVDRVATSYGYSAVIRGVGDDDPEVGTPTQLAVFTREEANR; the protein is encoded by the coding sequence GTGCTGCTCACCCTGACCACCACCCACCGGCCGGCGACCGACCTCGGTCACCTGCTGGTCAAGCACCCCGACCGGGCGCACTCCTTCGACGTGCCGGTGGGCACCGCGCACGTGTTCTACCCGGAGGCCGGCGAGCAGCGCTGCACCGCCGCCCTGCTGCTCGACGTCGACCCGCAGCGGCTGGCCGGCGGGCGCCGTCGCGGCCGGCAGCCGGCCCCGGAGGGCTTCACCCTCGGGCGGTACGTCAACGACCGCCCGTACGCGGCGTCGAGCCTGCTCTCCTCGGCGCTGTCCAAGGTGTACCGGTCGGCGCTGCGCGGCGAGTCCCGGGAGCGGCCGGAGCTGGCCGGTACGCCGATCCCGCTGGAGGTCAACGTCCCGGTGCTGCGCTGCCGCGGCGGGGCCGAGGTGGCGGTCCGGCTCTTCGCCCCGCTCGGCTGGTCGGTCACCGCCCGCGCCATTCCGCTCGACGAGCAGCACCCGGAGTGGGGCGACAGCCGGTACGTCGACCTGACCCTGACCGGCACCGTGCGGGTCGCCGACGCGCTCAACCACCTCTACGTCCTGCTGCCGGTGCTGGACGACGCCAAGCACTACTGGGTGGCCCCGGACGAGGTGGACAAGCTGCTCCGGGCCGGCGCCGGCTGGCTAGCCGACCACCCGGAGCGGGGCATGATCACCCGCCGGTACCTGGCGCACCGGCGGGCGCTCGCCGGGCTGGCCCTGGCCCGCCTCGCCGAGCAGCGGCTGGCCGACGAGCCGGCCGCCGCCGAGCCCGACGCGGTGGACGAGAGCGTCGCCGAGGGCAGCGTGCGCCAGCCGTCGCTGGCCGCGCGCCGCCGGGAGGCGGTCCTCGCCGCGCTCACCGAGGCGGGCGCGACCCGGGTGCTCGACCTGGGCTGCGGCGGGGGTGCGCTGCTCGCGGCGCTGGTCGGCGACCGCCGGTTCACCGAGGTCGTCGGCACCGACGTGGCCACCCACGCGCTGGCCCTGGCCGCCCGGCGGCTGCGGCTCGACCGGCTGCCCGAGCGGCAGCGCGACCGGGTACGGCTCTGGCAGTCCGCGCTGACCTACCGGGACGACCGGCTGCGCGGCTACGACGCCGCGGTGCTGATGGAGGTGGTCGAGCACGTCGACCCGGCCCGGCTGCCGGCGCTGGAGGACACCGTGTTCGGTCACGCCCGCCCCGGCACCGTCGTGGTGACCACGCCCAACGTCGAGTACAACGTCCGCTACGACGGCCTGCCGGCGGGCCGGCTCCGGCACCCGGACCACCGGTTCGAGTGGACCCGCGCCGAGTTCGCCGCCTGGGTCGACCGGGTGGCCACCAGCTACGGCTACTCCGCCGTGATCCGCGGGGTCGGCGACGACGACCCCGAGGTCGGCACCCCGACCCAACTGGCCGTGTTCACCCGGGAGGAGGCGAACCGATGA
- a CDS encoding LPXTG cell wall anchor domain-containing protein: MLRNSTRRWLAGLGVAGALVAASATPAFAEEAIELGVYVNDTTIAAGSDGKVESPILFSSEPVTVFGLTARFDYRDLGGKVKLTSEGGFDDCTAPEEGVLVCTDPFEHDLYDWGSGYFRVVIAPTAEAKDGDVGNLKVTISADGLASTSATGQIRVGEGVDLAGGDEVKVSAAPGSRFTAPIKLGNAGQTTAKGAVAVFDNDYAIRADKRHSNCTYEDGQLRTCRFSEEVAPGQSLSGTLAYRLGEDTYAPGRDYGYYNWMTVAEFEDFTKYLTDNGYSVGEPGDGEPLTLSSPSARSFQADIDPENNWSSLEVTATGTNGTDLAAIGDKVKGKAGDKVIATVGFHNNGPATLDYSRGFSSVTYMAVAVPEGTTVVDAPDNCLPTKGEEQGEPGEPGARNYFCYAPPFLKAGDEETFEFALRIDKVIANATGTVKINIPCQCDGGFYADLKPANDTAKILVNASGGEGGGDGGTLPITGASTGLIASLGALLLAAGVGGYLVAKRRRTRFVA, encoded by the coding sequence ATGCTCAGGAACTCCACCCGGCGCTGGCTCGCCGGGTTGGGCGTCGCAGGCGCGCTCGTCGCCGCCTCCGCCACCCCCGCCTTCGCCGAGGAGGCCATCGAACTCGGCGTCTATGTCAACGACACCACCATCGCCGCTGGCTCAGACGGCAAGGTCGAGTCGCCCATCCTGTTCAGCTCCGAGCCCGTAACCGTGTTCGGCCTGACCGCCCGGTTCGACTACCGCGACCTCGGGGGCAAGGTGAAGCTCACGTCGGAGGGCGGCTTCGACGACTGCACCGCGCCGGAAGAGGGCGTGCTCGTGTGCACGGACCCCTTCGAGCACGACCTCTACGACTGGGGCTCCGGCTACTTCAGGGTGGTCATCGCGCCCACCGCGGAGGCGAAGGACGGCGACGTCGGCAACCTCAAGGTCACCATCAGCGCCGACGGTCTCGCGTCGACGAGTGCCACCGGGCAGATCCGCGTCGGTGAGGGCGTCGACCTCGCCGGCGGCGATGAGGTGAAGGTTTCGGCGGCGCCCGGCAGCCGGTTCACCGCGCCGATCAAGCTCGGCAACGCCGGACAGACCACCGCCAAGGGTGCCGTCGCCGTGTTCGACAACGACTACGCCATCCGCGCTGACAAGCGGCACAGCAACTGCACCTACGAGGACGGACAGCTTCGCACCTGTCGGTTCTCCGAAGAGGTGGCCCCGGGCCAGTCGCTCTCCGGGACCCTGGCGTACCGCCTGGGCGAGGACACCTACGCCCCCGGCCGGGACTACGGCTACTACAACTGGATGACCGTCGCCGAGTTCGAGGACTTCACCAAGTACCTCACCGACAACGGGTACTCGGTCGGTGAGCCCGGTGACGGCGAGCCGCTGACCCTCTCGTCCCCTAGCGCACGTTCGTTCCAGGCGGACATCGACCCGGAGAACAACTGGTCGAGCCTGGAGGTCACCGCGACCGGCACGAACGGCACCGACCTCGCCGCCATCGGAGACAAGGTGAAGGGCAAGGCCGGCGACAAGGTCATCGCAACCGTCGGCTTCCACAACAACGGCCCCGCCACCCTCGACTACAGCCGCGGCTTCTCGTCGGTCACCTACATGGCGGTGGCGGTTCCCGAGGGCACCACAGTGGTCGACGCCCCCGACAACTGCCTGCCGACCAAGGGCGAGGAGCAGGGCGAACCGGGCGAGCCGGGCGCTCGCAACTACTTCTGCTACGCCCCGCCGTTCCTCAAGGCCGGCGACGAGGAGACCTTCGAGTTCGCCCTCCGGATCGACAAGGTCATCGCGAACGCGACCGGTACCGTCAAGATCAACATTCCGTGCCAGTGTGACGGTGGTTTCTACGCCGACCTGAAGCCGGCCAACGACACCGCGAAGATCCTGGTGAACGCCAGTGGCGGCGAGGGTGGCGGGGACGGCGGCACGCTGCCGATCACCGGCGCCTCCACCGGCCTGATCGCCAGCCTCGGCGCCCTGCTGCTCGCCGCCGGCGTCGGCGGCTACCTGGTGGCCAAGCGCCGCCGCACCCGCTTCGTCGCCTGA
- a CDS encoding cell wall anchor protein has product MRAWPRSAVNREDATMLRHSVRRWLAGTAVAAAIVTVAAVPAAAAPAGDVKIYTRDVIVAPGHSALGQIDVVLEGPWPPNPVPVTVEIDASEAAALGAFDVTGDGWDCARDRDVVRCAAAFDRQGDAPRLHYQVIAGADAELAEEAELTITATSALGTATGSSTVTVVEGVDLQTEPRFRFSGDPGARLELPSTVRNAGPGPADGAVLVFTADWLLEYTGNFRNCRHREGLPTICRFDTQLRPGVTYRLSAPLPLVLNPTARSGIALANRLQWWTPDDWALAEQAPGVSLPPDTPGGSGAELRLVEQPATRQTDTAPWNNWTAVDLTVTGDRTADMAAVGSSVSARLGERVRVTAAYQNLGPTRVEIWRSQPHLRVRIPEGTTAVEVTHFCAPIDADGWNPMEEFGKPGAREYGCSAYADFVEAGQRHEFAFTLRVDRLTGPTSGTVTIDVAGNTNPANDTARITVTPRDGGTGGNGGDGGSLPITGASTGLIAGLGALLLAAGLAGYLLTRGRRTRFIA; this is encoded by the coding sequence GTGAGAGCCTGGCCACGCTCCGCTGTCAACCGGGAGGACGCCACCATGCTCCGGCACTCCGTCCGACGCTGGCTCGCCGGGACCGCCGTCGCGGCCGCGATCGTCACCGTCGCCGCCGTTCCCGCCGCCGCAGCCCCAGCCGGGGATGTGAAGATCTACACCCGGGACGTGATCGTCGCGCCCGGCCACAGCGCGCTCGGCCAGATCGACGTCGTGCTCGAGGGCCCCTGGCCACCGAACCCGGTGCCAGTGACCGTCGAGATCGACGCGTCCGAGGCGGCGGCGCTGGGTGCCTTCGACGTCACCGGCGACGGCTGGGACTGCGCACGCGACCGTGACGTGGTGCGCTGCGCGGCGGCCTTCGACCGACAGGGCGACGCGCCGCGGCTGCACTACCAGGTGATCGCCGGAGCGGACGCCGAACTGGCCGAAGAGGCCGAGCTGACGATCACGGCGACGTCGGCGCTCGGCACCGCCACCGGGTCCAGCACGGTGACCGTCGTCGAGGGGGTCGACCTGCAGACGGAGCCGCGGTTCAGGTTCAGCGGCGACCCCGGCGCCCGGCTCGAGCTGCCGAGCACCGTACGCAACGCCGGCCCCGGGCCGGCGGACGGCGCGGTGCTGGTCTTCACCGCGGACTGGCTGCTGGAATACACCGGCAACTTCCGCAACTGCCGGCACCGGGAGGGCCTGCCCACCATTTGCCGCTTCGACACGCAACTGCGGCCCGGGGTGACCTACCGGCTCTCGGCGCCGCTGCCGCTCGTCCTCAATCCGACCGCGCGCAGCGGCATCGCGCTGGCCAACCGTCTGCAGTGGTGGACGCCCGACGACTGGGCGCTGGCCGAGCAGGCCCCGGGGGTTTCGCTGCCACCGGACACGCCCGGTGGCAGCGGCGCGGAGTTGCGTCTGGTCGAGCAGCCGGCGACCCGGCAGACCGACACCGCGCCGTGGAACAACTGGACCGCCGTGGACCTCACCGTCACCGGTGACCGGACGGCCGACATGGCCGCCGTCGGCAGCAGCGTCAGCGCCCGGTTGGGCGAGCGGGTGCGGGTGACCGCCGCGTACCAGAACCTCGGGCCGACCAGGGTGGAGATCTGGCGGTCCCAACCGCACCTGCGGGTACGCATTCCCGAGGGCACCACGGCGGTCGAGGTGACCCACTTCTGCGCTCCGATCGACGCGGACGGCTGGAACCCGATGGAGGAGTTCGGCAAGCCGGGCGCCCGGGAATACGGGTGCAGCGCCTACGCCGACTTCGTCGAAGCGGGTCAACGCCACGAGTTCGCCTTCACCCTCCGGGTCGACAGGCTGACCGGGCCCACCTCCGGCACCGTGACCATCGACGTGGCCGGCAACACCAACCCGGCCAACGACACCGCGCGGATCACCGTCACCCCGCGCGACGGCGGCACCGGTGGCAACGGCGGGGACGGCGGTTCGCTGCCGATCACCGGTGCCTCCACCGGCCTGATCGCCGGCCTCGGCGCCCTGCTGCTCGCCGCCGGCCTCGCCGGCTACCTGTTGACCCGAGGCCGCCGCACCCGCTTCATCGCCTGA
- a CDS encoding SigE family RNA polymerase sigma factor: MTYEEFADSRLAALLRYAVMLTGDPHQAQDLVQDTMVRVQLNWRRVARADSPERYVRRMLTNQYVDWRRGSWMRRVLLRAEPDDALPAPADHAQHAVDRDQVWSWLARLPRRQRATLVLRYYEDLPDAEIADILGCAVGTVRSSISRALATLRAEYVEA; encoded by the coding sequence GTGACGTACGAGGAGTTCGCGGACTCGCGGCTGGCCGCGCTGCTGCGGTACGCGGTCATGCTGACCGGTGACCCGCACCAGGCGCAGGACCTGGTGCAGGACACCATGGTGCGGGTCCAGCTCAACTGGCGCCGGGTGGCCCGGGCGGACTCGCCCGAACGCTACGTACGCCGGATGCTGACCAACCAGTACGTCGACTGGCGCCGGGGTTCCTGGATGCGGCGGGTGCTGCTGCGCGCGGAGCCCGACGACGCGCTGCCGGCGCCGGCCGACCACGCCCAGCACGCGGTGGACCGGGACCAGGTCTGGTCCTGGCTCGCCCGGCTGCCCCGCCGGCAACGGGCCACCCTGGTGCTCCGCTACTACGAGGACCTGCCCGACGCCGAGATCGCCGACATCCTGGGCTGCGCCGTCGGCACCGTCCGCTCGTCCATCTCCCGCGCCCTGGCCACGCTGCGCGCCGAATACGTGGAGGCCTGA
- a CDS encoding LCP family protein produces MIEDDLRAAFARHEPLAPPAGPVRAAIARLVAVRRRRRRRLRAGGAALALLALLGVGIPQFTPDRVAEDATLLTEPGRRAPTGALNVLLLGVDSRGDQVPPLADSVLLVHIPADRGRPFLVSLPRDLEVAIPGHGRDKLNAAAAYGARVDGGLDLVRGYELTRRTVTDLTGVRVDAGAVITYPVLRQLTDLLSGVEVCVPQRIRSSHTDRVFPAGCQHLDGRASVDLLRQRRDLPDSGFDRDRNAQRFAAGLIRRAGEQGVLHDPVRLSRIVAEIGPDLSVATTGGSLLDLLQVVPELASVEPVGLNLPVAESTKGGHWVLRPDPKAAPVFLAALREDRLAQWTAQHPERVTRLR; encoded by the coding sequence GTGATCGAAGACGACCTGCGTGCCGCCTTCGCCCGGCACGAGCCGCTGGCCCCACCCGCCGGTCCGGTGCGGGCCGCGATCGCCCGGCTCGTCGCCGTCCGGCGCCGCCGCCGGCGGCGGTTGCGGGCCGGCGGCGCCGCGCTCGCCCTGCTCGCGCTGCTGGGCGTCGGGATACCGCAGTTCACGCCCGACCGGGTCGCCGAGGACGCCACCCTGCTCACCGAGCCGGGCCGGCGCGCTCCCACCGGGGCGCTGAACGTGCTGCTGCTCGGCGTCGACTCGCGTGGAGACCAGGTACCCCCGCTGGCCGACTCGGTGCTGCTCGTGCACATTCCCGCCGACCGCGGCCGGCCGTTCCTGGTCTCCCTTCCCCGCGACCTGGAGGTGGCCATCCCGGGCCACGGGCGGGACAAACTCAACGCGGCCGCCGCGTACGGCGCGCGGGTGGACGGGGGGCTCGACCTGGTGCGCGGCTACGAGCTGACCCGGCGGACGGTGACCGACCTGACCGGCGTACGCGTCGACGCCGGTGCGGTGATCACCTATCCGGTGCTGCGCCAGTTGACCGACCTGCTGAGCGGGGTGGAGGTCTGCGTGCCGCAGCGGATCCGGTCGAGCCACACCGACCGGGTCTTCCCGGCCGGCTGCCAGCACCTCGACGGCCGCGCCTCGGTCGACCTGCTCCGGCAGCGCCGGGACCTGCCCGACAGCGGCTTCGACCGGGACCGCAACGCCCAGCGCTTCGCGGCCGGCCTGATCCGGCGGGCCGGTGAGCAGGGCGTGCTGCACGATCCGGTGCGGCTCTCCCGCATCGTCGCCGAGATCGGACCGGACCTGAGCGTGGCCACCACCGGCGGATCGCTGCTCGACCTGCTGCAGGTGGTCCCCGAGCTGGCGTCGGTCGAACCGGTCGGGCTCAACCTCCCGGTCGCCGAATCGACGAAGGGCGGCCACTGGGTCCTGCGTCCGGACCCGAAGGCCGCCCCGGTCTTCCTCGCCGCGCTACGCGAGGACCGGCTGGCGCAGTGGACCGCGCAGCACCCGGAGCGGGTCACCCGGCTCCGCTGA
- a CDS encoding phage holin family protein: MGFLIRLAITAVALWITTLIVPGVEVSGRSGADDALTLVVVALIFGVVNAVLKPLIKVVGCVFYLLTLGLFALVVNALLFLLTDAIAGALDLPFQVDGFWAAFWGAIVMAVVTWLISVVLPDRLEAR, encoded by the coding sequence GTGGGCTTCCTGATCCGGCTGGCGATCACCGCCGTCGCGCTGTGGATCACCACGCTGATCGTGCCCGGGGTGGAGGTGAGCGGCCGGTCCGGCGCCGACGACGCGCTCACGCTGGTGGTCGTGGCCCTGATCTTCGGCGTGGTCAACGCGGTGTTGAAGCCGTTGATCAAGGTGGTCGGTTGTGTCTTCTACCTGCTCACCCTCGGCCTGTTCGCGCTGGTGGTGAACGCGCTGCTGTTCCTGCTCACCGACGCCATCGCCGGGGCGCTCGACCTGCCGTTCCAGGTGGACGGTTTCTGGGCGGCGTTCTGGGGCGCCATCGTGATGGCCGTGGTGACCTGGCTGATCAGCGTGGTCCTGCCGGACCGGTTGGAGGCCCGGTGA
- the fbaA gene encoding class II fructose-bisphosphate aldolase — protein MPIASPEAYAEMLDRAKAGRYAYPAINVTSSQTLNAALKGFADAESDGIIQVSTGGAEYLSGPSVKDMVTGAAAFAAYAHEVAKNYPVNIALHTDHCPKEKLDKFVRPLMKISQERVQRGEEPLFQSHMWDGSAVPVAENLEIAEQLLTEAAKGKIVLEIEVGVVGGEEDGVENAINEKLYTTVEDGLAMVDALGLGEKGRYMAALTFGNVHGVYKPGNVKLRPQVLHDIQVAVGAKYGKEKPLSLVFHGGSGSLLSEIREALDYGVVKMNIDTDTQYCFTRPVADHMFRNYDGVLKVDGEVGNKKMYDPRVWGKAAEAGMAARVVEACEALRSTGTKMK, from the coding sequence ATGCCCATCGCTTCCCCCGAGGCTTACGCGGAGATGCTGGACCGCGCCAAGGCCGGCCGGTACGCGTACCCCGCGATCAACGTGACGTCCTCGCAGACGCTGAACGCCGCGTTGAAGGGCTTCGCCGACGCGGAGAGTGACGGCATCATCCAGGTCTCCACCGGTGGCGCGGAGTACCTCTCCGGACCGTCGGTGAAGGACATGGTCACCGGCGCCGCCGCGTTCGCCGCGTACGCGCACGAGGTCGCCAAGAACTACCCGGTGAACATCGCCCTGCACACCGACCACTGCCCCAAGGAGAAGCTGGACAAGTTCGTCCGGCCGCTGATGAAGATCTCCCAGGAGCGGGTGCAGCGGGGCGAGGAGCCGCTGTTCCAGTCGCACATGTGGGACGGCTCGGCCGTGCCGGTGGCGGAGAACCTGGAGATCGCCGAGCAGCTGCTCACCGAGGCCGCCAAGGGCAAGATCGTCCTGGAGATCGAGGTCGGCGTGGTCGGCGGCGAGGAGGACGGCGTCGAGAACGCCATCAACGAGAAGCTGTACACCACCGTCGAGGACGGCTTGGCCATGGTCGACGCGCTCGGCCTCGGCGAGAAGGGCCGCTACATGGCGGCGCTGACCTTCGGCAACGTGCACGGCGTCTACAAGCCGGGCAACGTCAAGCTCCGCCCGCAGGTGCTGCACGACATCCAGGTGGCGGTCGGCGCCAAGTACGGCAAGGAGAAGCCGCTCAGCCTGGTCTTCCACGGCGGTTCCGGCTCGCTGCTCTCGGAGATCCGCGAGGCGCTGGACTACGGCGTGGTGAAGATGAACATCGACACCGACACCCAGTACTGCTTCACCCGGCCGGTCGCGGACCACATGTTCCGCAACTACGACGGCGTGCTCAAGGTCGACGGCGAGGTCGGCAACAAGAAGATGTACGACCCTCGGGTCTGGGGCAAGGCCGCCGAGGCCGGCATGGCGGCCCGGGTCGTGGAGGCCTGCGAGGCCCTGCGCTCGACCGGCACCAAGATGAAGTGA